Proteins from one Camelina sativa cultivar DH55 chromosome 8, Cs, whole genome shotgun sequence genomic window:
- the LOC104709102 gene encoding annexin D8-like, which translates to MRFPEDLLAARRAYRSLYKRSLEEDLASRTIGDIRRLLVAMASAYKYDGEEIDEMLAQSEAGILHDEILGKAVEHEETITVLSTRSNMQLSAIFNRYKDIYGGRSITKVLRNSINTVGTDEDALNRVIVTRAEKDLKKISELYLKRNDVSLDQAIAKETSGDYKSFLLALLGHGET; encoded by the exons ATGAGATTCCCTGAAGATCTATTAGCTGCTAGACGTGCTTACCGTTCCCTCTACAAGCGTTCTCTTGAGGAAGACTTGGCCTCCCGTACTATTGGCGACATCAGGAGA CTCTTGGTTGCAATGGCGTCTGCCTATAAATATGATGGAGAGGAAATTGATGAGATGCTTGCACAGTCAGAGGCTGGGATTCTTCATGATGAAATCCTTGGTAAGGCTGTTGAACATGAAGAAACGATCACGGTGTTAAGTACAAGAAGCAACATGCAGCTTAGCGCAATCTTCAATCGCTACAAGGATATATATGGCGGCAGATCGATCACTAAG GTGTTGCGCAACTCAATCAATACAGTGGGGACTGATGAAGATGCTCTGAACCGTGTGATTGTCACACGAGCAGAAAAGGACCTGAAGAAGATCAGTGAGCTGTATCTCAAGCGGAACGATGTGAGTCTCGATCAAGCCATAGCTAAAGAGACATCAGGGGACTACAAGTCTTTTCTTCTAGCCTTGCTAGGACATGGAGAAACTTAG
- the LOC104705511 gene encoding mitochondrial fission 1 protein B: MDAAIGKVFGSVSDFISGAASGFSDEFPLCDTDIISGCEKELAEAQKAKDEGRTKECIMRLSWALVHSKMPGDIQRGVAMIEGSVVNDTSAMKLREKLYLLAVGYYRSGDYSRSRDCIERCLEVEPESGQAQTLKKAIEDHIVKDGVIGVGIAVTAVGVVAGIAAAFIRSG, translated from the exons ATGGACGCGGCGATAGGGAAGGTTTTCGGTTCCGTCTCAGACTTCATATCCGGCGCTGCCTCTGGTTTCTCCGATGAGTTCCCCTTGTGCGATACCGACATCATCTCC GGCTGTGAGAAAGAACTTGCAGAGGCTCAGAAAGCTAAAGACGAAGGACGTACGAAGGAGTGCATCATGCGTCTTTCATGGGCTCTTGTTCATTCTAAGATGCCTGGTGATATACAGCGTGGCGTAGCTATGATTGAAG GTTCGGTTGTTAATGATACAAGTGCAATGAAACTCAGGGAGAAGCTTTATCTCCTTGCTGTTGGTTACTATCGAAGCGGTGACTATTCAAGAAGCCGGGATTGTATCGAACGTTGTTTGGAG GTTGAACCGGAGTCCGGACAGGCTCAGACACTTAAAAAGGCTATAGAGGACCACATTGTGAAAG ATGGTGTTATTGGCGTTGGAATTGCTGTTACTGCTGTAGGGGTTGTTGCTGGTATTGCTGCGGCCTTTATACGCTCAGGCTGA
- the LOC104705510 gene encoding exocyst complex component SEC10-like produces the protein MTEGIRARGPRSSSANSVPLFLDIEDFKGDFSFDALFGNLVNDLLPSFLEEEADSGDGHGNVANVDGLANGHLRGQSTPLSSAPFFPEVDGLLSLFKDACKELVDLRKQVDGRLNTLKKEVSTQDAKHRKTLTEIEKGVDGLFESFARLDGRISSVGQTAAKIGDHLQSADAQRETASQTIDLIKYLMEFNGSPGDLMELSALFSDDSRVAEAASIAQKLRSFAEEDIGRQGAGTAAGNATPGRGLEVAVANLQDYCNELENRLLSRFDAASQRRDLSTMSECAKILSQFNRGTSAMQHYVATRPMFIDVEVMNSDIRLVLGDHGSQPSPSNVARGLSALYKEITDTVRKEAATITAVFPAPNEVMAILVQRVLEQRVTGILDKILAKPSLMSPPSVQEGGLLLYLRMLAVAYERTRELAKDLRAVGCGDLDVEDLTESLFSSHKDEYPEHEQASLKQLYQAKMEELRAESHQVSESSGTIGRSRGASVSSSQQQLSVTVVTEFVRWNEEAITRCTLFSSQPATLAVNVKAIFTCQLDQVSVYITEGLERARDGLSEAAALRERFVLGTSVSRRVAAAAASAAEAAAAAGESSFKSFMVAVQRCGSSVAIVQQYFANSISRLLLPVDGAHAASCEEMSTALSKAEAAAYKGLQQCIETVMAEVDRLLSSEQKSTDYRSPDDGIAPDHRPTNACMRVVAYLSRVLESAFTALEGLNKQAFLTELGNRLEKLLLTHWQKFTFNPSGGLQLKRDLNEYVVFVKSFGAPSVDEKFELLRIIANVFIVAPDSLPTLFEGSPSIRKDAQRFIQLREDYKSAKLATKLSSLWPSMS, from the exons ATGACAGAAGGAATCAGAGCAAGAGGACCCAGATCGTCCTCTGCTAACtctgttcctctgtttcttgacATTGAAGACTTCAAG GGTGATTTTTCATTTGATGCATTATTTGGGAACCTGGTAAACGACCTCTTGCCGTCTTTcctagaagaagaagcagattctGGGGATGGTCATGGCAACGTTGCTAATGTTGATGGTTTGGCAAATGGGCATTTACGTGGGCAGTCTACTCCTTTGTCTTCTGCTCCTTTTTTCCCTGAAGTAGATGGTCTTTTGTCTCTGTTCAAAGATGCTTGCAAGGAGCTTGTTGATCTTCGGAAGCAG GTTGATGGAAGGCTCAATACACTGAAGAAGGAAGTTTCAACCCAAGATGCCAAACACCGGAAGACACTGACTGAG ATAGAGAAGGGTGTGGACGGTCTGTTTGAGAGCTTTGCAAGGTTGGACGGTCGTATTTCAAGTGTTGGACAGACCGCTGCAAAAATAGGAGATCATTTGCAG AGTGCAGATGCTCAGCGGGAAACTGCTAGCCAGACGATAGATCTTATAAAG TACCTAATGGAGTTCAACGGCAGCCCAGGGGATCTTATGGAGCTTTCCGCTTTGTTCTCTGATGATAGCCGCGTAGCTGAGGCTGCTTCTATTGCTCAGAAATTAC GATCCTTTGCTGAGGAAGATATTGGAAGACAAGGTGCGGGTACAGCTGCAGGAAATGCAACCCCTGGCCGAGGACTGGAAGTTGCAGTTGCTAATCTTCAAGATTACTGTAATG AATTGGAGAATAggcttttatctcgttttgatGCTGCATCACAGCGGAGAGATCTATCCACCATGTCAGAATGTGCTAAAATTTTGTCACAG tTTAACAGGGGTACAAGTGCTATGCAACACTATGTGGCTACACGGCCAATGTTTATTGATGTGGAAGTCATGAATTCAGACATTAGGTTGGTTCTTGGTGACCATGGTTCTCAGCCTAGTCCTAGCAATGTTGCCCGTGGACTTTCTGCTTTATACAAGGAAATTACAG ACACTGTACGCAAAGAAGCAGCGACCATTACAGCTGTTTTCCCTGCTCCAAATGAAGTTATGGCAATCTTAGTTCAG AGAGTTCTGGAGCAGCGTGTCACAGGTATTCTTGACAAAATTTTGGCGAAGCCCTCTCTTATGAGTCCCCCATCTGTGCAAGAAGGCGGACTGTTACTA TACCTTAGAATGTTAGCAGTTGCATATGAGAGAACACGAGAACTTGCTAAAGACCTCCGAGCTGTTGGATGCGGTGATCTTGATGTTGAAG ATTTGACAGAGTCCTTGTTTTCCTCGCACAAGGATGAATACCCTGAACATGAGCAGGCCTCCTTAAAACAACTATATCAAGCAAAG ATGGAAGAATTACGTGCTGAGAGTCATCAAGTCTCGGAGTCATCCGGGACAATAGGACGCTCTAGGGGTGCTTCAGTATCATCTTCTCAGCAGCAGCTATCGGTCACCGTTGTGACTGAGTTTGTTCGATGGAATGAAGAAGCAATAACCAGATGCACACTGTTTTCATCTCAG CCAGCCACACTTGCTGTCAATGTTAAAGCCATATTTACTTGCCAGCTAGACCAG GTGAGCGTGTACATAACTGAGGGACTTGAACGGGCAAGGGATGGCCTGTCTGAAGCTGCAGCATTGAGGGAGAGGTTTGTTTTGGGCACAAGCGTTAGCAGAAGAGTGGCTGCTGCAGCTGCTTCTGCT GCagaagctgctgctgctgctggtgaAAGTAGCTTTAAATCCTTCATGGTTGCTGTGCAGCGTTGCGGTAGCAGTGTTGCTATAGTTCAGCAG TATTTTGCAAATTCTATATCTCGGCTTCTCCTACCAGTGGATGGTGCACATGCTGCTTCATGTGAAGAAATGTCAACTGCTCTGTCCAAAGCAGAGGCAGCTGCTTACAAAGGACTTCAGCAGTGCATTGAAACTGTGATGGCTGAG GTTGATAGGCTACTTTCATCTGAGCAGAAGTCTACCGATTATAGATCACCTGATGATGGGATTGCTCCTGACCACCGCCCAACAAATGCCTGCATGAG GGTCGTGGCTTATCTTTCCCGGGTACTTGAGTCAGCCTTCACTGCCTTAGAAGGTCTTAATAAACAAGCCTTCCTGACTGAACTG GGAAATAGGTTAGAAAAACTACTACTAACACACTGGCAGAAGTTCACTTTCAATCCCAG TGGAGGACTGCAGCTGAAGCGTGACTTAAACGAGTATGTAGTATTTGTTAAAAGCTTCGGTGCTCCATCAGTGGATGAGAAATTTGAGCTTCTGAGAAT AATCGCGAATGTTTTCATCGTTGCTCCAGATAGTCTGCCGACGTTGTTCGAGGGAAGTCCAAGCATCCGCAAAGACGCGCAAAG GTTTATTCAACTGAGGGAGGACTATAAGAGTGCAAAGCTCGCAACAAAACTCAGCTCCTTGTGGCCAAGCATGAGCTAA